Below is a window of Neodiprion virginianus isolate iyNeoVirg1 chromosome 4, iyNeoVirg1.1, whole genome shotgun sequence DNA.
TCCGTAGCTCGTCcggatttttgaaatttcgaccGGTCGAGACTTGTTTCTAGCGCCGCGCGGCAGCATCTCACATTTCACGCACGTGTGATAACATGGTCATAACAACGCATTTAGCGGTATTTATTAAAGAAAAGCCTCTTAGCGTGACTTTGTCCCACGGACTACTGTAAATCTGCTTTATTCTAATAGTTGATCTTCCCTAACCTCAGGATATCAATCTCAAAATAAACGAGCTTTTCTACTCAGAACTTTATTCAATACATCAACAActagtttttatttatttggcGTCTTATAAATTGAGCATTAATgtatattctttttcattttcgccATCTACCAACGTAGTTTGGATTCCGCCGAGATGTGCCGCTATTTTTACTTTTGATTACCTTAGGTGATATCAGAAGAGTATTCGTTTCAGacgaaaatcactttttctaatttcaacgaatgcTTAGGTTTTACGATCTTCTAGAATCCGAAAAACAAGTCTTGTGACATATGTCGGTTTGTCCGATAAACTCTTGCGATAATCTCAGAgacgaatcgatgaaaaaattggaaacttACAGGATTTTATAATCAAATGATGGGTATCAAAAATTGCCATGTCCCGTTTAATTGGAACTTCCAGTTCTACCTGAAATTAACCGATTCCACCGATTCTTAATgtttaatcgaaaaaatctATAGTATCTCTTTTTTATTACTCTTCCTAAATCAACAATCATGTTTTTCTaagtttattaattttaccaAATCTTACCGTCTGTCGGCCTATCGACTTGTCCGGACAAACTACCGTGATGATTTCGGAAACCTCGAAAACACGATGTGCGTTGCCAGCCGATGCCACTAGTTGTCTACAGGCATGCTCCAGTACCAAATAGATGGCGTTAATAGTCATATGATACGATAATATGTATTAACATGGAATGATCGCACGCTACGTTACTAATAGTTATCGCCTGTGACTAACAACGCATATGAATGTCACTCACGGCATTTGCAATCAGTAGCGTTACAACAAGCGGGTAGTGTTGTGTTTGTCGGACgttttttatgtaaataaataatagtttTCATGGTGAAGTTTAATACACTTACCGATTacgaaagaaataaatctATGATCTGGTGACATTAATTAACGGTATGTAGTGATTTATTTTACcacaatgaaaaatatatcagaTTCTATTCTTCGTCATACACTAATTTATCTTATCAGTTTTTAAACTTTAAGTAcaaaaaatctgatttcatcatcattcgatttatttcatttatattattgtCTGAATGCATACTTAAACGTACCGCATCTAAAAATCTCTGTCTTTTAAGTCCCACTGGACATTCCACTCTTCATATTgtaagagaataaaaaaaaaaatggtatttACCGGAAAAATTTAATCTGCTTTGTTGCAGCCATAACTTCTCCTGTAGCATGGTTTCAAAGAATTGTTTATTGAATTactttactttattttcaagGTGAAAACACTGTCATTATGCAGAGTATTGGTATATTTCTCGTGGTGCCGCTACTCCTCATAAATTTCAGCCAAGCCTCATCTCCAACACTTCCATCACTACAACCTATTGTCATTAATGGCAATTATTCAACAACTTATACGAGGGAAATAAACACTTACATTGAATATGTGTTTGTGTACAGTGAAAGCAATGTAATTATTCTGTATATTGAATTCAGTATTGTAGAAaatcagaatttttattacttcacACATACAGTAAAGAATGTACCAATTGTACTGTTCatattttgtaacaaaatttcacTGGTTGTAGATAACATCTTTAGATGGTGCTCGTATAACAGTTCAGAGCAATGCCAACAGCAGTCTTCCTTTAATTGTTGTCGTTCGTCAACAAAAGGGAATCTTGTCTTGGCAAATTCCCCTGTTTGTTAAAACTGTCGATGATGTTCTCAAATACAACACAACAAGTCGAACATTGTGTCCAACAAATGATTATCAAAGATTGGGCTCTAAAGACCAAAATGAATTCGTAACTGTTAGTATTTCGACTGCAAGTATATCAAACATCAGCTTCAGCATGAGTGTCTTTCCATCTAATGACTTCTATATGCAGTaagttataaattattttatataattgtaACATCTTGCCATAACTACCTTTGTTCCTTGTTAACACCTGATAGAGGGTTTGATCATATTTGCGTTAGAAAAccattgaaataataacaaagtgaaacaattttaattttagcCCTGGAGAGATTAGAAATGTAATTATCTCCCCGGCAGAACCAATTTATTATGGGTTCAAATTTTCTGGAGAAATGGAAAGTTCTTCGGTATTGATGCAAGTGGAGTCTGATAGCGATACCTGCATGACAGTCTCCATTCAGAATATTTCAGTGAGTGCACTCCATTAAaggcatgtttttttttaattaatttggATGTGGATCATTTACCTTCAgctcaaaaaattttatatgatTTTGGACTTGATATGTAATCTGTATAAACAGGCATAGTGGAACCTCGTTATTGCACAGCTGACCTGAGTGTCTGTCTTATAGCGAAGATCTTACTCTTCTGCAGTTCATTCGGGAGCAGAAGTATGTAGTCACTGTAGTAGCCATGCTATGGCCCAGCTAGCAAGGGACTTGCATCTATCCCATATAATGTGCGAGAACACCTTGTCAGAAGAAGGAGGTCGCTCAGCTGCGTAGGGGAGAATTGTTTTAAACTAGGATGCGTAATAACGAGGTCCCAATCTCCTAAGAATTTTTAGTCGTAGAAAAATAAGCATGAGGTTGTGAACTTCCTTTTAAATAgtgagattttattttctagtGTCCGGTATTTGATCTGGAAAGAAACATTCAGTTCTCTGGATACTGGCAAACAGTGAGCCGAAAAGGTGGCATCACCATACCGGTGAGCATTGTAATTTCTATATGCAGAATTATTTAATGTCTTAGTCGTACATTGAACTGgtattctgaaaaaattatccagACGCATTTATCAACCTTGTCTCTAGTTCAGATATAATAATGAGTTATATTTTCAGAGAGAAAGGTATCCGCGTGGCTTCTTTGTAGTTTTGGTAGTAAAAGGAGATGACAGTGACTGTAAGGGAAATCAAGTGCAGAGTCATCCAGGAACTAAAAAAGTGTCATTATCCATAGAACCAAGCATAACAAAACAGGACTATATATTTGCTTCCTCCATAGTTGTATCAGTTTTAATAGGATTTTGCATTTTCTATATCATCGGAGTTATTGCATTCAGGATCAGAGAGGGTAGAATGTTAAGAGAACAACTACTATCCGATCAAGACGAAGCAGAGCGAACACACAGTACCGAGGGTCCATCTTCAATGGGCGAGGTAACatacaataaataaagttaGTGTAAACTGTCATCTGGTTGTTGccatcaaataattttcaaaaggtATTTAAAACTTTCAGCTCGGCCCTAGTCAATGGGCTTCCATAGACGAAGACTCTTCTTTGGATGAAGATGACATAGATATGTTGGAGGACGCACTTTCTGACAAAGAAATTATAAGAACTAGACGAGTGCTCTCAGTTTGTGATCTTGCTCGAAAAGATCCTCGAATTTTGAGGCATAAATCTCGTTTGTACGTATATTATCTCGGTACTATAGCCGTATTTTATACGCTACCAGTTATTCAATTGGTTGTGACCTACCAGCAAGTTCTGCATGTGACTGGCAATCAAGATTTGTGCTACTACAATTTTTTGTGCGCGCATCCTCTGGGACTGTTGTCGGACTTCAATCATGTCTTTTCGAACTTAGGATACGTGATTCTAGGCTTATTGTTTATACTTCTTACCTATGTCAGAGAACATAGAGAAacaaatgaagaaagaaataaaagttttggCATACCGCAACATTATGGGTTGTTCTATGCTATGGGTGCTGCCCTTATTATGGAAGGCGTTTTATCAGGCAGTTATCACGTCTGCCCGAATCACAGCAATTTCCAATTCGGTACGTTTGTATCAATCGACGGAAATTATATTTCAGGCCAGCTTTCAAAACTGAGATTTGGAATTTGATAAACTTTCATGTTTCCtacaaacaaaattcaatatcgATTTTCTGGgttattacaaaataattttaactTCGTATCAGGCCTCACAATCATACGCGATAAAAGAAAACTTCTTAATATATGCTATCATAATTGTCTTTATTTTTAGACACAAGTTTCATGTATATAATGGCGGTTCTCTGCATGGTGAAGATCTATCAGACGCGACATCCTGACATCAATGCACGAGCCCCGGTTACATTTGGTGTTCTAGCATTTGCTATTTTCCTAGGTTTAATCGGGGTTCTAGATggttcgaaatatttttggataatatttacaatcatACATCTTACCGCTTGCTTAGCTCTGACGGCACAGATTTATTACATGGGTCGATGGAGATTTGATAGAGGACTACCTCTGAGAGTTTTTGTGGTaagaaataatcaaattaGAAGATTGCTAAATAAATACAAagttcgtttgaaattttatatggTTTAGTTTAACACGGATATATGTGTCACAATAAGTTAATATTATAACACTTTCTGATCAGATAATGAGACACGATGCTCGTGCTGGCGTCACGAATTTGCTACGGCCAGTATATGGTGGAAGATTAGTGCTATTAATTATTGCCAATGTCTGTAATGTGCTGCTGGCAGTATATGGGAATATGCATCACGATAAAGACTTTGACACTTACTTATTGGCAGTATTAATGGCTAATCTACTTCTCTACACTTTCTTCTACATTGTAATGAAGGTATGTCTTAACtctaatattataattttgaatccAACATGCAGTTGTCTCACCTAAGAATTGTATCATGGTGTTACTTATCgttaattgataaatcttaAACCATTAATTACAATTACCTGCTGATATACATTGAAATAcgttacaaaatatatatttattttttagcTGTGCCACCGAGAGCGAATCTTACTACAACCTCTTATCTACATTATTCTATCTTTCTTGACTTGGGCAGCAGCCATGTACTTTTTCATTCGCAAATCAATATCCTGGGCCCTAACTCCTGCACAATCTAGAATTTATAATAAGCCGTGcgaattgttaaatttttttgacccgCATGATATTTGGCACTTCTTATCAGCTTTAGCTATGTTCTTCTCATTTATGGTGCTATTAACATTAGATGATGATTTAGTGGACGTACATAGAAGTCAGATTCCCGTcttttagaaaaaaaggtCGTAGTTAATTGTgaacaattatttaaatttatgtCAATGGACTTAGTTCCTATGCCATCGCAGCAATCACAGCAAATTGGTGCATAGATTATTCCTTttacattttcgaatttataatttgtatattatcatcattgtaCATATTGTAATGAATTTATATAAGTTTTTAAAATACGGAGTTGCGCGTGACAAAACGATATTATATACAATCCGTCGTGTTGGTGATGAGTGAAGAACTAAAGAAAccaaacttaaaaaaaaattttatgcgatttttctaaaaataaatatattatctCTTTATATTCccaatttttcatattacaATGTAGGTAATGAACACTGCCATAGCAAATATGCACATCAAGAACATGTACATTATTCCAGCACGATAtttatcatttaaaaaattcgactgacttggaaaaatgatttcattttaCATATATCAGTAAATAATTactaattgaaattttctataaacgctgtattttttttttcatctttagTTATAACAGTAATAACAAATAGGATGTCTTAGAAGAATATTTACAACAAATGAGTCCTAAAAGTGTTACATACACCAGGTATGTGGCTATTTTAAATATGTGACATGGATTGACTATGACGAAGCACTAGAATCATTGTGATGTTCTTCTCCAGACGTTTCAAGCTGTGAGAGAGTTCGCAGAAGTTCGGCACGTTCACCAGCTTGCAGTCTGTGCGCGATTTCTATAACTGCATCTAATCTCACGTCTGGACAACATTCAAGGGCCTCCTTAACCCGAGTGAGAACCGCGTTCCTCCGTACGCAATTAATATTACGGCTTAGAACACTGCCTTCAGTTTCATTCTGGCTTATTAACCACTTGGCTACAGCCTCATCCTGGTCCCACAGATAAGACTCTGTAGCACCTCTGTCTTCTACGAACCAGCGTCTCAGCATAGAAACTACTGTTCCAACACCCAAGCTAGGCTGTGTTGACAAGACATCGTTTATGGCATCACACTCCAGGAGTTTACGTCTGAGTCTCCAATATAACATGCGGCGTGCTGTTTTCCATGGAATTATTTCACTAATGACACCCTTCTCCAACATTCTTTCAGGAGTATCATGAAGATCGGCAAAGTGAACAGCGACTTGGTGATACATGGGATCCAAGATCTGTTCTCTTTTCCGGATTTCGCTTTCCAGGTTAGCACGTTCTTCAGCGGAGGTTGaactcgatattttttcctGAATTGACATGGTAAGGTTGAAGATCAATATTCATGGTTGGACGTAAGCATTGAAAAATCATTGTCAGTTACATTGCTCAAGACTTGTGAAATTGCtaaacgtaaatatttttaaataccttGAAGTTACGTATGACAGGGTCAACTCTATGCATGGTtttaattatatctttgtttCTAAATTTGATTTCGACGATTCCTTCTGGTTCTAATACACCTCCACGGCTTGTTGTGTCGGCAAACATTTCCATATGCCTGGGGTTTATAGATGGATCAACAACTGCCCATGCACCACCTCTTAGTTCTCCATTTGGAGGGATGTACACTATCACTGGTCTGGTATACTCTTTTAACGCATCAACAATGTAAGCACCAAACTTAACAACTTGCTCGTACATGTCTGTTGAACAAAACGTGAATTAATGAACATACGGAAACTTTGATAATTGTTAGTAAAAAAAACCATTCTTCAATTTACCTTTCATACCACCCGAAAAACCACGCCAGTTAGCAAAGATGAAAAGAGGCAGTTCTTCTTTGCCAAAATCACGAATAGCCTGAGCAGTTTTATATGCACTGTCTGGAAACCAGACTTGACCCGCCTGTGAAACTGTCTTTGCTTCAGAGTCCAAATTTGCGGGATCTGCTGGTAAATGCAGTTCGACAGTTCGTGTTTCTACGGCTATCACACCGCAAGGGATACCTCCAAGTCTAGCACGTCCAGTTACCACAGTTTGTGCCCAAGGCCGCATAATTTCCTACAagtaattgaattgaaattgaattaagTGCACGATGACGTTAATTGTAACTGCAATGGATCATAATTCGTCGCTAACGTATTCTAATCTTACCTGCCATGaaccacgatcgaaaaatccACTTTCCCAAGCCGCAGCGTCAATGGGAGAATGTCTTCCTTCAAGCATCCACCTGGGATCATAGGGAGCCTTGGTAGGAACATATCCAATTTCTCGGTCAATTGGATCTGGATGTGGTGCAGAGAGAATAGGAAGCTGGGCTCCTTTAGATTTAGGTACATAGCTAATCCATCTGAGTACAGTGGCTATACCATCTAAATCTCTTGGTTCAGTTGCGTGTGAAACACCGTTATTGTGCATTATTTGAATTCCACCCAATTGATTATTACTAGCGTAAACCTCACGACCCAACACTGTATTCAGTGCTCTATACCCGGTTAATATAATGTGCGAGTTCTCAATTTGTATAACTCGTTGCCCAAGTCGCAATAAATAAGAACCAATACCAATTGCACGGCATGAGACAACTGATATTGTAACCACCTACAAAGCAGAAAAATTAATCCATGACATATATTATTCGtcacggaaaaattttcactaaataatatttaaaacaattttatctacaaaaatattgacaaaaatttagtCATCAACTAGGAAAGTTGggaatatcaacaagtacaAACCTCGTTATATGCTTGAGACGTTTCACCAGCAATCATACCAGCATATTTAAGATTTTCTACTCCCAGTCCATCATCTTTGCCTATAATATCAGTTATCTTGTAGCGAGGCTCACCATTGTCTTCAATTAATGATGCCTTAATTGAATTATGCGGTGCTAATCTAGCATAGTCGTCAGGAGTTACATAGATGTATTTGAAGCCTTTTTCAGGCTCGTTTTCATCCTCCCACGAAATTCTGAACAAGCCTTTCACCTAGTTCAACCAACGAATtatttggcgaaaattttacattctgATGTGTTTTCTAGGTCAGTCAATTGGTGAAATACAGCAACTAAATGCACGATAGATtctaaaatgaatgaaatctAAAGTAAAGTTCACGGACGTACCTCTTCAGCAAGACCAATTCTGGCACCAGAATTCGCCGAGAAGTAAATTCTTGGAATTCCAAGATCTCTAGCTGTTTCAGATGCTCTACAAAATACGAGATCTTCTTTTGGTCCAAACGAACCAATTTGGAAAGTCAAATCATTTGCAATAAGTATGATATCTCTTCCAGCTGGGTACTCTGGGGTGTAAAGTCTGAGTTTCCATGCGACCATGCCAACGTCGTTTTCACCAGGTAATCGCTTTTGTTCTACTAAATTTTCACCGTCCAAAACAAGTTCGACACAGTCCAATACCGGGCTCGGAATCTTGATATTTTCTGTTCAAGTATACGAAATTTTCACTCAAACACaaatgtgtataatttttgttcgtgGGCCAGAGTTTAAATTTTCTATTAGTAGTAGTTAACATTTCAACCAACCTGAGGTAGGTCTTTCCTCAATGTATTTCTCCCAGAACTTCTCAATTTGTTGACGGAACATATCCGGTAAATCATACACATAAGTAGTTCCCGAACTCTGTGCTTGGAACCGTTTAGCCTGGAGATAATCTTTGGTCAGGTAAGGTGTAGAAATAGGCAAACCATGCATTGGTCCTGGTCGCCAGTTCGCATTAACTGCCGTAGATCCATAAGACTCAAAACGGATAATACCAGTCTTGGGTTCCGTAGCCTCAGTATAAAGGTGTAGATCAATGCTATATCCACTATCATTTGCAATACAAAGACGAACGTTTGAAGTTGGTCTTCCTGGTGCTGGACGAATTGTCATTTTTATCTCAGCCTATGAGATAAATATGTGAATTAAATGTTTAAACATCGGATTATGTGGATAATTTGAATACACCAACTAATAACTTTTGTAATAAGATAACTAGATTTTAAAGTTTCAGTTAAATTTCTTTATACTTACTTGTCTAACTCGTAATTTCCACAGTCTAGGACCATATCTGAGCACCATGCTCGTAACACTTTCTTCAATTCTGCCTGGATCCATTATAACAGTTGGTGCAAAGTTCAAGAATATATGGTTGCAATCCGTGCGTTTTGCTAGGGGATGAGAAAAGGCTACTTCAAGCTCGTCCATTGCTTCCAATAGTACTCGTTCACCTTCGTTATGCAAGTAATCAAAGCTAGCCTCCTTTGTGATGAGATCTGAGTGACGTATAATGGAACGGATGAAGAAGCGATAGTCTGTAACTTGCTGGCCCTTGGCAACCTGGAgatacggtaaaaaaaattgaattttaatctATAGGACCATTATCTTCAAAGGCTTGTCCAAATTCGCTAATATTATTCCATGGGAATCAAGATTTGAGTGAAGACTAATAATGAACAAAAGATCTATGCACCTTAGCTTGTCCTAAATAGAGATGCATCTTTTGATTTGATGTAGGTAAAGCTTCAAGGTCATAAGTCCGCATTCTGTTAAGTTCCAACTGGAAGGCACAGCCTGGTTCAAGATGTCTGTAAATACGATCTTCAATAAATCCGTCACGTTGtcggaaagtgaaaaattttggaaactgCCTCTTTTTTAGGGCAGCAAATGTCACTCTTCTGATTCCACGAGTAATTAACTCCTCTTTGTTAGTCGCGCACCAGTCTCCGAACAGTCTGGACATGACTGCGTCGTCTTGATTACCATTATCTTGTACAGCAATGCTTAATATGTGAACAGGTTCCGCAGGTATTTCACCTCCCTCAGCAATACCTGTTTCACCAGTACTCAGAGAAACATTGATCGACGTACTGTGCCGAGATTCACTTCCAGCAGTTTCTACAGCCTCGAGAACTTTGGCAGAAACTGTATTTCGGGACGACAAGTCTTCTAGCAGGTCAAGTACCTCATCAGAGTACTGGCTAAACTCTTCGAGATCTTTGAAGGCAGCCATAGCTCCTGTTCTATGATTGACAAGAGTAAGATTCTGGCGATTTGGATGATTGTTCGGcaaaagaaattgaaagtgAACTAAAGGTATTTCTCCAGATAGTTCTAGGTGCTGCAGACATGCTAATTCGTAACTGATGTAAGCTCTGCGAACGTAAACTTCCAAAGCAGCATTGCAGACAGCACGGTTCGAGTGATAAAAGAAATCGTGTAGTATATCGAATATAGAAGTTTCAGAAAGTATCAGCTTCTGGAGATTCTCAGGATGAAAATCATGTCCATACATATCGACTGCAGATAAGAATATGGATTCCATCTGATTATGTCTCAGTTCGTATGCAGGTTGATGTGCTGCTATCAAGACTTGCCTAGCTCTTAGAGCCACTCTGCTGTGTTCGGTGCGATTTAAACTTGTTAATTCAGTCAGTGTACTGGCCAGCTCGTCTGTAAGCCCAGGTTCGTTAGCCCACAAGTGATCAATGAGCATAGTAACCAagacatttttcttttgtacaTGATTGTGACTGAAAATAGTAGCAGTGACCATACTCATTTCATCTTTATGCTGTTCCCTCAAAGCCGACACACACTTGTCATAATGTCCTTGTTGGAATTGGCTTTCAACTGTGTAGTACTGCCGTAGAAGTTCGTGAACCGCTGTTTTCATCCTGCCACGAATACCATTGCGATATCTTTGCACCAGTTGAACAATACCTTGAGTCGTCAAGAAGAAAACGTCTCTGTCCGTTCGTTTGGAAAGGGTGGCGGCATGTCCGTCAATTACAGACGCAATTTGCTGGCTTGGAAACTGGGCTAAAACTGAAGTGATGTTTCTTTCGTATAAGGTCATGTATTTTCTGATCTTTTTCTCTACAGATACGGGAATTCTTCCAGAGATAGTGGAGATCACTTCTTGGAGCTCTAGTAGGGGTAAGCTAGGATCGCGCAGGGAATTCATGAACTTTTCAATCAGTTCCCGGAGCCTCGGTAGATGGTAAGGATCGGGCAAACAGTATCCAGCAAGGGTATTTTCCAAAGCGCTTCTATATTTAGCGTGAAGTTGGTTGAGTTTTTCAGGAATAGCAGGCGCAATTGGTGCTGGGAATTGCCCAGTGTATTCTTGCGCTTTGCTGACTAGTGAAGGATCATCTAATTCCAAATGGGCAATCAATGTTCCTGCATCTAAGATTGCACCAGGTCGTTTAACGTAAAACAAACTACCAGCTTCTCCAGCCGTCACCGTCATAACCATCTTCATTACTTCTATTTCAGCATATGCTTGACCACGATCAATATGGCCACCATCCTCTACCAGAAAACTGATAAGTTTACCAGCTGAAGGTGATCTCAACAATGACGGATCATTATCCTTTTCAAATATACATGTCTGGTTGCCAATTACTATTCTGTACCGATCAACTTCCTCTCTCATGTAGGTCGTGAAACTTGATCCCTCCATTGAAAGTAGTAAACCTCCGTCCGAAAGTCTATGAATCTCCACTTCTTTATAGGAACCATTCATTACAAGGAAGTAGGAGTTTGGGCCTGATTTAGCTGTCTGTACTTTGTATTTGAACCCATCATTGATAAGTTCAACCTGAAAATAGTTTTGGTATTAATTTTCaggaattttatttgtatCTTTTTCATCATTAATGATTAGTAACAGATATGCAATGCAAAACTTACCTCACAAACGTTGTCCAAGTCATTGCTGGCTTGGATTTGACCCTTTTCTAAGGCTGTTTGAAAACCATTAAATGCAGCTGTGATTGTTCTATCAGCGATATGTAACGCCCCACAAGTCACGGCCAGCAAAACGTCTGGTTTATCACTTTGAACACGTTCAGCAATGAGTAAGTCAAGCCACGCGGTATCAAAGCTGTTTGACTGGAAGGATTCAGTTTCGAGAAGTGTTATGAGGTACTCTACCGTGGTTCTAAAATCACCTCTGATACTCAATTCTTTTAAAGCAACAACTAAATTTTCGCTAGCTTGATTACGGTCTTCACCCCATGAAAAACAATGACCAAATTGCGAGTCGGCAAATTCGTGCAATCCTCCAGATGCACCGACTGAAAAATATCCCCAGACGTTTTTCGACGATCTGAAATTGAGCTCTTGCACCGTTCCTGAACTTGGCTTAAATCCTGAAATGATTATAAGTTTCGTTAATGCttggaatttttaaaaaatatctataaatgaaaatttgttttaaaaaaagtatgaaataatatttgaaaaatttatggaTGTTTACAAGCATATCACCTTCATCTGGATTTTCACTTGTGATTCTGGCAGCGATGACATGACCCCAAGGTTGTGGTTTGTGCCTTGGTTGATCGAAATCAATGGGAGTATCACCCCATGGACTTTCCCCGTACAAAAGCCGAATATCCTTTATATGATGCAAAGGCAACCCCATTGCAACTT
It encodes the following:
- the LOC124304073 gene encoding acetyl-CoA carboxylase isoform X2, with product MLRSLLSAITGSVSLREVEQPLDPPRQESNGDPPEDSHEDPNHPQDRVSYPEEKVGVVQQPQEIMAESGEPVSFVVGDPDPDEELEIDDRFPGSEGNASAMQPILPGLAERRKRLRPSMSQGTVMIQAQSRQLEKDFTVATPEEFVRRFGGTQVINKVLIANNGIAAVKCMRSIRRWSYEMFKNERAIRFVVMVTPEDLKANAEYIKMADQYVPVPGGSNNNNYANVELIIDIAVRTQVQAVWAGWGHASENPKLPELLHKNNIIFIGPSERAMWALGDKIASSIVAQTADVPTLPWSGSELKAHYSGKKIKISSELFKKGCVSSVEECLAAASKIGFPIMVKASEGGGGKGIRKVDNAEELPSLFRQVQTEIPGSPIFIMKLAKCARHLEVQLLADNYGNAISLFGRDCSIQRRHQKIIEEAPAVIAKPEVFEEMEKAAVRLAKMVGYVSAGTVEYLYDTSGRYYFLELNPRLQVEHPCTEMVSDVNLPAAQLQVAMGLPLHHIKDIRLLYGESPWGDTPIDFDQPRHKPQPWGHVIAARITSENPDEGFKPSSGTVQELNFRSSKNVWGYFSVGASGGLHEFADSQFGHCFSWGEDRNQASENLVVALKELSIRGDFRTTVEYLITLLETESFQSNSFDTAWLDLLIAERVQSDKPDVLLAVTCGALHIADRTITAAFNGFQTALEKGQIQASNDLDNVCEVELINDGFKYKVQTAKSGPNSYFLVMNGSYKEVEIHRLSDGGLLLSMEGSSFTTYMREEVDRYRIVIGNQTCIFEKDNDPSLLRSPSAGKLISFLVEDGGHIDRGQAYAEIEVMKMVMTVTAGEAGSLFYVKRPGAILDAGTLIAHLELDDPSLVSKAQEYTGQFPAPIAPAIPEKLNQLHAKYRSALENTLAGYCLPDPYHLPRLRELIEKFMNSLRDPSLPLLELQEVISTISGRIPVSVEKKIRKYMTLYERNITSVLAQFPSQQIASVIDGHAATLSKRTDRDVFFLTTQGIVQLVQRYRNGIRGRMKTAVHELLRQYYTVESQFQQGHYDKCVSALREQHKDEMSMVTATIFSHNHVQKKNVLVTMLIDHLWANEPGLTDELASTLTELTSLNRTEHSRVALRARQVLIAAHQPAYELRHNQMESIFLSAVDMYGHDFHPENLQKLILSETSIFDILHDFFYHSNRAVCNAALEVYVRRAYISYELACLQHLELSGEIPLVHFQFLLPNNHPNRQNLTLVNHRTGAMAAFKDLEEFSQYSDEVLDLLEDLSSRNTVSAKVLEAVETAGSESRHSTSINVSLSTGETGIAEGGEIPAEPVHILSIAVQDNGNQDDAVMSRLFGDWCATNKEELITRGIRRVTFAALKKRQFPKFFTFRQRDGFIEDRIYRHLEPGCAFQLELNRMRTYDLEALPTSNQKMHLYLGQAKVAKGQQVTDYRFFIRSIIRHSDLITKEASFDYLHNEGERVLLEAMDELEVAFSHPLAKRTDCNHIFLNFAPTVIMDPGRIEESVTSMVLRYGPRLWKLRVRQAEIKMTIRPAPGRPTSNVRLCIANDSGYSIDLHLYTEATEPKTGIIRFESYGSTAVNANWRPGPMHGLPISTPYLTKDYLQAKRFQAQSSGTTYVYDLPDMFRQQIEKFWEKYIEERPTSENIKIPSPVLDCVELVLDGENLVEQKRLPGENDVGMVAWKLRLYTPEYPAGRDIILIANDLTFQIGSFGPKEDLVFCRASETARDLGIPRIYFSANSGARIGLAEEVKGLFRISWEDENEPEKGFKYIYVTPDDYARLAPHNSIKASLIEDNGEPRYKITDIIGKDDGLGVENLKYAGMIAGETSQAYNEVVTISVVSCRAIGIGSYLLRLGQRVIQIENSHIILTGYRALNTVLGREVYASNNQLGGIQIMHNNGVSHATEPRDLDGIATVLRWISYVPKSKGAQLPILSAPHPDPIDREIGYVPTKAPYDPRWMLEGRHSPIDAAAWESGFFDRGSWQEIMRPWAQTVVTGRARLGGIPCGVIAVETRTVELHLPADPANLDSEAKTVSQAGQVWFPDSAYKTAQAIRDFGKEELPLFIFANWRGFSGGMKDMYEQVVKFGAYIVDALKEYTRPVIVYIPPNGELRGGAWAVVDPSINPRHMEMFADTTSRGGVLEPEGIVEIKFRNKDIIKTMHRVDPVIRNFKEKISSSTSAEERANLESEIRKREQILDPMYHQVAVHFADLHDTPERMLEKGVISEIIPWKTARRMLYWRLRRKLLECDAINDVLSTQPSLGVGTVVSMLRRWFVEDRGATESYLWDQDEAVAKWLISQNETEGSVLSRNINCVRRNAVLTRVKEALECCPDVRLDAVIEIAHRLQAGERAELLRTLSQLETSGEEHHNDSSASS